In the genome of Mauremys mutica isolate MM-2020 ecotype Southern chromosome 8, ASM2049712v1, whole genome shotgun sequence, one region contains:
- the DRD1 gene encoding D(1A) dopamine receptor, whose protein sequence is MTWNDTTMDGEGLLAERDSSFRILTGCFLSLLILSTLLGNTLVCAAVIRFRHLRSKVTNFFVISLAVSDLLVAVLVMPWKAVAEIAGFWPFGSFCNIWVAFDIMCSTASILNLCVISVDRYWAISSPFRYERKMTPKAAFIMISVAWTLSVLISFIPVQLNWHKATTTSILELNASFQGITMDNCDSSLNRMYAISSSLISFYIPVAIMIVTYTRIYRIAQKQIRRISALERAAVHAKNCQNTTGNGNSMDCQQPESSFKMSFKRETKVLKTLSVIMGVFVCCWLPFFILNCMVPFCEPSPPSKGAEPFCISSTTFDVFVWFGWANSSLNPIIYAFNADFRKAFSTLLGCYRLCPTSNNAIETVSINNNGAVVFSSHHEPRGSSPKECNLVYLIPHAIICPEEELLKKEEEGELSKTLEKMSPALSGILDYEADVSLEKINPITQNGQHKT, encoded by the coding sequence ATGACTTGGAACGACACCACAATGGACGGGGAAGGGTTGCTCGCGGAAAGGGACTCCTCCTTTCGGATCCTTACAGGCTGCTTCCTTTCTTTGCTGATACTTTCCACGCTTCTGGGGAACACATTGGTGTGTGCTGCTGTCATTAGATTTCGCCATCTGAGGTCAAAGGTGACCAACTTCTTTGTAATCTCCTTAGCAGTGTCAGATCTTTTAGTGGCAGTCTTGGTCATGCCTTGGAAAGCTGTTGCTGAGATAGCTGGTTTCTGGCCTTTTGGTTCATTCTGTAACATTTGGGTGGCATTTGATATTATGTGCTCCACGGCCTCAATCTTAAACCTTTGTGTCATTAGTGTGGACAGATACTGGGCCATCTCTAGTCCATTCAGGTATGAGAGGAAAATGACCCCCAAGGCAGCTTTCATCATGATCAGTGTGGCATGGACCTTGTCTGTATTGATTTCCTTCATTCCTGTGCAGCTGAACTGGCACAAAGCTACAACCACAAGCATTTTAGAGCTAAATGCCAGTTTCCAAGGCATAACCATGGACAACTGTGATTCCAGTCTAAACAGGATGTATGCCATCTCCTCTTCTCTAATTAGCTTTTACATCCCAGTGGCCATCATGATCGTCACCTATACAAGGATATACAGGATTGCTCAAAAACAAATAAGACGCATCTCAGCTTTGGAAAGAGCAGCAGTGCACGCTAAGAACTGTCAAAACACCACAGGGAATGGAAACAGTATGGATTGCCAACAACCAGAAAGCTCCTTCAAAATGTCCTTCAAGAGGGAAACGAAAGTCTTAAAGACTTTGTCAGTGATCATGGGGGTGTTTGTATGCTGCTGGTTACCCTTTTTCATATTGAACTGCATGGTGCCCTTTTGTGAGCCCAGCCCACCATCCAAGGGAGCAGAACCCTTTTGCATTAGTTCCACCACCTTtgatgtttttgtttggtttggatgGGCTAATTCCTCGCTGAACCCCATCATTTATGCCTTCAATGCTGATTTCCGCAAGGCATTTTCAACTCTGCTAGGATGCTACAGACTCTGCCCTACTTCCAACAACGCTATAGAGACCGTTAGTATCAACAACAATGGGGCAGTCGTTTTTTCAAGCCATCATGAGCCTAGAGGGTCTAGCCCAAAAGAGTGTAACCTGGTGTATCTGATCCCACATGCTATTATCTGCCCAGAAGAAGAACTTCTGAAAAAGGAAGAAGAGGGTGAACTGTCTAAGACCTTGGAGAAAATGTCTCCAGCACTGTCCGGTATCTTGGATTATGAAGCTGACGTGTCTTTGGAAAAGATCAACCCCATCACTCAGAATGGGCAACATAAAACATGA